In Antechinus flavipes isolate AdamAnt ecotype Samford, QLD, Australia chromosome 3, AdamAnt_v2, whole genome shotgun sequence, a genomic segment contains:
- the PRX gene encoding periaxin isoform X3, whose product MEARSRSAEELRKTELVEIIVETEAETGVSGINVAGGGKEGIFIKELLKDSPAAKTLSLQEGDQLLSARVFFDNFKYEDALRLLQCAEPYKVSFCLKRTVPTGDLALRPGTAAGYEVKGPRAKVAKLNIQSLSPVKKKKVLAVSGAPGIPSDLVPVDVEFSFPKFSRLRRAKAEVAPGPALAAPAHRRLRLPRLRVREVAGPVPPAEPAAQASHLAAIPFLGSRKAREEAALTGEEPSLGARFGTPQLELVGPQRAAAEAVAAGPEPPGAGFSLHLPTFGLSAPAAPVPEVAPGGLQVPQVELPPLAKLPCLEAREGVAVAAPALDVSVPSMEVDLALPGAPPEVREEGPEVALKVPWLTFPRFGARGKEGVGLEGEGKAGKGARASPEARAKGPKLRMPTFGLSLLESRPAAPEPPAEGKLRLPTIKMPSFGIGVSGPEAKLPRAPEGKLPKVPEVKLPKAPEVKLPKGPEVSIPEVRLPEVQLPKVPEMKMPKGPEVSIPKVPEMKLPEMKMPKGPEVSIPEVHLPEVQLPKVPEMKLPKVPDMSIPDVHLPDVQLPKVPEMKLPKVPDMSIPDVHLPEVQLPKVPEMKLPKVPDMSIPDVHLPEVQLPKVPEMKLPKVPDMSIPDVHLPEVQLPKVPEMQMPKMPEIKMPKVPEMSIPDVHLPDVQLPKVPEMQMPKMPEMHLPKMPEMKMPKVPDMSIPDVHLPDVQLPKVPEMQMPKMPEIKMPKAPDVRLSQEPLATRGAERAEGLDFGFKLPKMSIPKLGRVGSPPRAKVGVVSPEVAGRREPSPSLEPAAKGPEARLGFPSVTLPSVELELPGAGLQGSLRVEAAPPKGAAPAPKLPAELSGVSLGAAEVGEAGFKMPSLVLPAVEIAAPKLPEGEAEGKLEVAEPKLKSPKFSLPKFGLSASKVGRGEGDGEGGVRGAKLKTSKFGISFPKVRTGVEAEPRESGEAPLLSALGVTVPQLSLDVQLPTGKVEVPGELPDVKLKGPKFALPKFGAKGKDAEAGEMVPEEGEAESKGRGWEAKVKMPKFKMPSFGLARGREVEDGDQGGPEERLHVGHAALKIPQVELPTLVTQGEGGEVEMAGGEVKLPVFRISVPGPARGAEQVGTGVSEKDVRSHKGEVAVSTLGIAVPQVELTGFGGVVGEGAGAEVRASQRQQEGGAAVAEGGVGSGGFRVQLPQVDLSLPGAQLEGGEMLVGEGVFKMPDVAVPQLELDVGLGHKTEGTKDGPVAGEGWAAAEGAGEGRFRLKMPTFKTSGEGDGQPVGPSGAAPDHPFHLSLPDVGFTVEPGAAQADTPPEGGKLRSWMPEVELSPPPMGSHAEYQVAGDGLEGEAGRRPKIKLPRFGLLLGREEGEDGEKAKGKKPAKRAGKDGEGAAKVSPGAGKSGLLLSWGGSGEGGGEAGGRVRSPKLRLPKVGFAKGDAPSSNGSGSPGQEALHNGASTGRLARVCLPQVELASPYKGPEQDPEFSRSPVGVDIGPFAALRPARFRSPFSSRSKEEGEPGGPEGSQRSPGDKSPKFHFPKVSLSPKAQGVAKGAPGEEEEGTFRVRLPKVGFSETETGGEPTPPGAAKVEGAPTAAV is encoded by the exons GGGACCAGCTGCTCAGCGCCCGGGTCTTTTTTGACAACTTCAAGTATGAAGATGCCCTGCGGCTCCTGCAGTGTGCAGAACCCTACAAGGTCTCCTTCTGTCTCAAGAGGACGGTGCCCACCGGGGACCTGGCACTGCGCCCGGGCACTGCAGCCGGCTACGAGGTCAAGGGCCCCCGGGCCAAGGTGGCCAAGCTG aACATCCAGAGCCTGTCCCcagtgaagaagaagaaggtcCTAGCTGTGTCTGGGGCCCCGGGAATCCCCTCAGACCTGGTCCCCGTTGACGTTGAATTCTCCTTCCCCAAGTTTTCAAGGCTGCGACGGGCAAAGGCCGAGGTGGCCCCGGGGCCCGCGCTGGCCGCCCCCGCCCACCGACGTCTGCGTCTCCCCCGGCTGAGGGTGAGGGAGGTGGCGGGCCCCGTTCCTCCGGCCGAGCCGGCCGCCCAGGCCTCTCACCTGGCCGCCATCCCCTTCCTTGGGAGCAGGAAGGCCAGGGAGGAGGCTGCCCTGACTGGGGAGGAGCCCTCTCTGGGAGCGCGCTTTGGGACCCCTCAGCTAGAGCTGGTGGGGCCCCAGAGGGCAGCTGCTGAGGCGGTGGCTGCAGGTCCAGAGCCTCCGGGCGCCGGCTTTAGCCTCCACCTCCCCACGTTCGGCCTCTCGGCCCCAGCAGCCCCTGTGCCCGAGGTGGCCCCGGGGGGCCTCCAGGTACCCCAGGTCGAGCTGCCTCCCCTCGCCAAGCTGCCATGCCTAGAGGCCCGAGAAGGCGTCGCCGTGGCAGCCCCTGCCCTCGACGTGTCTGTGCCCTCCATGGAGGTGGACCTGGCTCTGCCCGGAGCCCCGCCTGAAGTCCGGGAAGAAGGGCCTGAGGTGGCCTTGAAGGTGCCCTGGCTCACCTTTCCTCGCTTCGGCGCTCGGGGGAAGGAAGGGGTGGGGCTGGAGGGCGAGGGGAAGGCCGGCAAAGGAGCGAGGGCCAGTCCTGAGGCCAGGGCCAAGGGGCCCAAGCTGCGCATGCCCACTTTTGGGCTCTCCCTGCTGGAGTCCCGGCCGGCTGCGCCCGAGCCCCCCGCGGAAGGCAAGCTGAGACTGCCCACCATCAAGATGCCCTCTTTTGGCATCGGGGTGTCCGGGCCTGAAGCAAAGCTGCCCAGAGCCCCAGAGGGGAAGCTGCCCAAAGTTCCTGAGGTGAAGCTGCCCAAGGCCCCAGAGGTGAAGCTGCCCAAAGGGCCCGAAGTCTCCATCCCAGAGGTGCGCCTCCCAGAGGTGCAGCTCCCAAAGGTGCCCGAGATGAAGATGCCCAAGGGACCGGAGGTCTCCATCCCAAAGGTGCCCGAGATGAAATTGCCCGAGATGAAGATGCCCAAGGGGCCTGAAGTGTCCATCCCAGAGGTGCACCTTCCAGAGGTGCAGCTCCCCAAAGTGCCTGAGATGAAGCTGCCCAAGGTCCCAGACATGTCCATTCCAGATGTGCACCTTCCAGATGTGCAGCTCCCCAAAGTGCCTGAGATGAAGCTGCCCAAGGTCCCAGATATGTCCATCCCAGATGTGCACCTTCCAGAGGTGCAGCTGCCCAAAGTGCCCGAGATGAAGCTGCCCAAAGTCCCGGACATGTCCATTCCAGATGTGCATCTTCCAGAGGTGCAGCTCCCCAAAGTGCCCGAGATGAAGTTGCCCAAAGTCCCGGACATGTCCATCCCAGATGTGCACCTTCCAGAGGTGCAGCTGCCCAAAGTGCCTGAGATGCAGATGCCCAAGATGCCCGAGATAAAGATGCCCAAAGTCCCAGAAATGTCCATCCCAGATGTGCACCTTCCAGATGTGCAGCTCCCAAAGGTGCCCGAGATGCAGATGCCCAAGATGCCCGAGATGCACCTCCCTAAGATGCCCGAGATGAAGATGCCCAAA GTCCCGGACATGTCCATCCCAGATGTGCACCTTCCAGATGTGCAGTTGCCCAAAGTGCCTGAGATGCAGATGCCCAAGATGCCTGAGATAAAGATGCCCAAAGCCCCAGATGTGCGGCTTTCCCAAGAGCCCTTGGCCACCCGTGGGGCAGAGAGGGCGGAGGGCCTGGACTTCGGCTTCAAATTGCCCAAGATGTCCATACCCAAATTGGGACGGGTGGGATCTCCCCCCCGGGCCAAGGTTGGGGTGGTGAGCCCCGAGGTCGCAGGGCGCAGAGAGCCGTCGCCCAGCCTCGAGCCGGCCGCCAAGGGGCCCGAGGCCCGGCTCGGCTTCCCATCTGTTACGCTGCCCTCGGTGGAGCTGGAGCTGCCTGGGGCCGGGCTCCAGGGGTCCCTTAGAGTTGAGGCAGCACCCCCGAAGGGAGCCGCCCCCGCCCCCAAGCTTCCCGCAGAGCTTTCTGGGGTCTCTCTCGGTGCAGCGGAGGTGGGGGAGGCCGGGTTCAAGATGCCCAGCCTGGTGCTGCCGGCTGTCGAGATAGCTGCCCCCAAGCTTCCCgaaggagaggcagagggaaagCTGGAAGTGGCCGAGCCCAAACTCAAATCGCCCAAGTTTTCCCTGCCCAAGTTTGGGCTTTCGGCCTCCAAGGTGGGCAGGGGGGAAGGCGACGGCGAAGGGGGCGTCCGCGGGGCCAAACTGAAGACGTCCAAGTTCGGCATCAGCTTTCCCAAGGTCCGGACGGGCGTCGAGGCGGAGCCCAGGGAATCCGGGGAGGCCCCTCTGCTGTCAGCCCTGGGGGTCACCGTCCCCCAGCTCAGCCTGGACGTCCAGCTGCCCACAGGCAAGGTGGAAGTGCCCGGCGAGCTGCCCGACGTCAAACTCAAAGGCCCCAAGTTTGCACTGCCCAAGTTTGGGGCCAAGGGCAAGGATGCGGAAGCTGGAGAGATGGTGCCGGAGGAGGGGGAAGCAGAAAGCAAAGGCCGGGGGTGGGAGGCTAAGGTGAAGATGCCCAAGTTTAAGATGCCCTCATTCGGGTTGGCGCGGGGAAGGGAGGTGGAGGACGGGGACCAGGGCGGCCCTGAGGAGAGGTTACACGTGGGGCACGCTGCCCTGAAAATACCCCAAGTGGAGCTGCCTACGTTGGTGAcccagggagagggaggggaggtggaGATGGCAGGGGGAGAGGTCAAGCTGCCGGTCTTTCGGATCTCGGTGCCCGGGCCGGCGAGGGGGGCAGAGCAGGTGGGCACGGGGGTCTCCGAGAAGGATGTCAGGAGCCACAAGGGAGAGGTGGCGGTGTCCACCCTGGGGATCGCAGTGCCCCAGGTGGAGCTGACTGGTTTTGGGGGAGTTGTTGGTGAAGGGGCGGGGGCTGAAGTCAGAGCTTCCCAGAGGCAGCAGGAAGGGGGGGCTGCAGTAGCAGAGGGTGGCGTGGGCAGCGGGGGCTTCCGGGTACAGCTGCCCCAGGTGGACCTTTCTCTGCCCGGCGCCCAACTAGAGGGAGGGGAGATGCTCGTGGGAGAGGGAGTGTTCAAGATGCCCGACGTGGCTGTGCCCCAGCTTGAGCTGGACGTGGGGCTCGGGCACAAGACAGAGGGGACCAAGGACGGCCCGGTGGCCGGAGAGGGGTGGGCGGCGGCCGAAGGCGCGGGGGAGGGGAGATTCCGGCTGAAGATGCCCACCTTCAAAACCAGCGGGGAGGGCGATGGGCAGCCTGTGGGCCCCTCCGGAGCAGCCCCCGACCACCCCTTCCACCTGTCCCTTCCAGACGTGGGCTTCACGGTGGAGCCAGGAGCTGCCCAGGCAGACACCCCCCCGGAGGGGGGCAAGCTCCGCTCCTGGATGCCCGAGGTGGAGCTCTCCCCACCGCCCATGGGCAGCCACGCCGAGTACCAGGTGGCTGGGGACGGGCTGGAAGGCGAGGCTGGGCGCAGGCCCAAAATCAAACTGCCTCGATTTGGGCTCTTgctgggaagagaagagggagaggacgGGGAGAAGGCCAAGGGGAAGAAACCGGCAAAGAGGGCGGGCAAGGACGGCGAGGGGGCAGCCAAAGTCTCCCCAGGGGCGGGGAAATCTGGTCTCCTCTTGTCTTGGGGCGGTTctggagaagggggtggggaggccGGCGGCCGGGTCCGGAGCCCCAAGCTAAGACTGCCTAAAGTGGGCTTCGCCAAGGGGGACGCCCCCAGCTCCAACGGGAGCGGCTCCCCGGGCCAGGAGGCCCTGCACAACGGTGCCTCCACGGGCCGCCTCGCCCGCGTGTGCCTGCCCCAAGTGGAACTTGCCTCCCCGTACAAGGGCCCGGAGCAGGACCCCGAGTTCAGCCGCAGCCCGGTGGGGGTGGATATCGGCCCCTTTGCTGCCTTGCGGCCCGCTCGTTTCCGCTCACCCTTCTCCAGCCGCTCCAAGGAGGAGGGGGAGCCTGGGGGGCCTGAGGGATCCCAGAGGTCCCCCGGTGACAAGTCCCCCAAATTCCACTTCCCTAAGGTGTCCCTGAGC